A single window of Verrucomicrobiia bacterium DNA harbors:
- a CDS encoding DnaJ domain-containing protein: MAEDYYKLLGVERGASADEIKRAFRKKAHEHHPDKGGDAAAFKKVNEAYQVLSDSEKRQRYDMYGAAGAQQPGYGGGGAGDFDGFGFGFGGFGDIFSDMFASAMANVQAEVQISVPQAVLGDRFELRVGNDKVMLEVPVGCQDGQQVVFRGMGKPYRSGRGDLTIILRVVIPRRLSKRERELYEELKKLS, translated from the coding sequence GTGGCCGAAGATTACTACAAGTTACTAGGAGTGGAGCGGGGCGCGTCAGCTGACGAGATCAAGCGCGCGTTCCGTAAGAAGGCTCACGAGCACCACCCGGACAAGGGTGGTGACGCTGCGGCGTTCAAAAAAGTAAACGAGGCGTACCAAGTCCTTTCCGACTCTGAGAAGCGTCAGCGCTACGACATGTACGGCGCTGCCGGCGCCCAGCAACCAGGCTACGGCGGCGGGGGAGCAGGCGACTTTGACGGCTTTGGTTTTGGCTTTGGAGGCTTTGGCGATATCTTTTCCGATATGTTTGCATCTGCCATGGCCAATGTCCAAGCGGAGGTGCAAATCTCCGTTCCGCAGGCTGTGTTAGGAGACAGGTTTGAGCTGCGCGTTGGCAACGACAAGGTCATGCTGGAGGTCCCAGTGGGCTGCCAAGACGGTCAACAGGTTGTATTCCGTGGCATGGGCAAGCCCTACCGAAGCGGGCGGGGCGATCTCACTATCATCCTCCGAGTAGTTATCCCACGGCGCCTTTCCAAGCGCGAACGCGAACTGTACGAAGAACTGAAGAAGCTGTCCTAG
- the dnaK gene encoding molecular chaperone DnaK yields the protein MGKIIGIDLGTTNSVVSVMEGGAAKVIPSAEGPNTVPSVVAVKKDGERVVGVPAKRQAATNPKNTIFSVKRFIGRKYTDAETQEDKSRVPYEIKSGRNDLVEVVMGDKEYTPEEISAFTLQKLKADAEAYLGEKVTDAVITVPAYFNDAQRQATKNAGKIAGLEVRQIINEPTAAAIAYGLEKKTNEKVAVYDLGGGTFDVTVLELANHDGESTFEVLSTNGDTHLGGDDFDKVLMDHILAEFKAQEGVELTGQADAIQRIKEAAEKAKIELSSAQETEVNLPFITADASGPKHLVLKVTRAKFEQLTESLVKRSMEPVKKALADAKLDPKDIDEVILVGGQTRMPKVLEAVRDFFGKEPNRSVNPDEAVALGAAIQGGVLAGDVKDILLLDVTPLSMGIETMGGVMTKLIERNTTIPTSKSQVFSTAADNQTQVEIHVLQGERQMAADNRTLAKFVLDGIPPAPRGVPQVEVTFDLDANGIVNVKAVDKGTNKEQKVTITASSSLTDEEIEQMRKDAEAHAEEDQAKKKLVEVRNDADSLIYTAEKTLKEVEEAKKNIKAEDLRAVEDAVAELKSVHANDDADAIEAKVKQLSEKLQVVGAAMYQESAGEAPAEEKADDAPPADDSEAK from the coding sequence ATGGGAAAGATCATTGGTATCGATCTTGGTACGACCAACTCCGTTGTCTCCGTTATGGAGGGCGGTGCGGCCAAGGTAATCCCTTCCGCTGAAGGGCCAAATACAGTTCCATCCGTTGTTGCCGTCAAGAAAGACGGTGAGCGGGTTGTTGGTGTGCCAGCAAAGCGCCAGGCTGCCACAAACCCAAAGAATACTATTTTCTCCGTTAAGCGTTTCATTGGGCGCAAATACACTGACGCCGAAACCCAAGAAGACAAGTCGCGCGTGCCGTACGAAATTAAGAGCGGCCGCAACGACTTGGTAGAAGTGGTAATGGGCGACAAAGAGTACACACCAGAGGAAATCTCCGCCTTTACCCTCCAAAAGCTTAAGGCTGACGCCGAGGCGTACTTGGGTGAGAAGGTAACTGACGCGGTCATTACCGTGCCTGCTTACTTTAACGATGCCCAGCGCCAAGCGACTAAGAACGCTGGTAAGATTGCCGGCCTAGAAGTCCGCCAAATCATCAACGAGCCTACTGCAGCAGCAATTGCGTACGGCCTTGAGAAAAAAACCAACGAGAAAGTTGCCGTATACGACCTTGGTGGCGGTACTTTCGATGTCACCGTTTTGGAGTTGGCAAATCATGATGGTGAGTCAACCTTTGAAGTGCTCTCAACCAATGGCGACACTCACCTTGGCGGGGATGACTTTGACAAGGTCCTTATGGATCACATTTTGGCTGAGTTCAAAGCCCAAGAGGGTGTAGAACTTACTGGCCAAGCCGATGCCATCCAGCGCATTAAGGAAGCGGCTGAAAAAGCCAAGATTGAGCTTTCCAGCGCGCAGGAGACAGAGGTAAACCTTCCTTTCATTACAGCAGATGCTTCTGGGCCTAAGCACTTGGTGCTTAAGGTTACCCGCGCCAAGTTTGAGCAGTTGACCGAGAGCCTTGTAAAACGCTCCATGGAGCCAGTAAAGAAGGCCCTTGCAGATGCCAAGCTTGACCCTAAGGACATCGACGAAGTTATCCTTGTTGGTGGCCAGACCCGCATGCCTAAGGTGCTGGAAGCTGTCCGTGACTTCTTTGGTAAAGAGCCTAACCGCTCCGTAAACCCTGATGAGGCCGTTGCCCTAGGCGCTGCCATTCAGGGTGGCGTGCTTGCTGGCGACGTCAAAGACATCCTTCTCTTAGATGTTACCCCACTCTCCATGGGTATCGAGACGATGGGTGGCGTAATGACCAAGCTCATTGAGCGCAACACCACCATCCCAACCTCCAAGAGCCAGGTGTTCTCCACTGCAGCAGACAACCAGACACAGGTTGAAATCCACGTGCTTCAGGGTGAGCGCCAGATGGCCGCGGACAACCGCACACTTGCCAAGTTTGTCCTTGATGGAATCCCACCAGCTCCTCGCGGTGTCCCACAGGTAGAGGTAACTTTTGACCTTGATGCCAACGGCATTGTGAACGTAAAAGCGGTGGACAAGGGCACGAACAAGGAGCAGAAAGTTACCATCACTGCTTCCTCAAGCCTTACTGACGAAGAAATTGAGCAGATGCGCAAAGACGCCGAAGCCCATGCTGAAGAAGACCAGGCCAAGAAAAAGCTGGTAGAAGTGCGCAACGATGCCGACTCGCTCATCTACACCGCCGAGAAGACTCTCAAAGAAGTAGAAGAGGCTAAGAAGAACATCAAGGCGGAAGACCTTCGCGCCGTAGAGGATGCCGTGGCTGAACTGAAGAGCGTGCACGCCAACGACGATGCCGACGCTATTGAAGCCAAGGTAAAGCAGCTTTCTGAAAAGCTGCAGGTAGTTGGTGCGGCCATGTACCAGGAGTCAGCTGGTGAAGCCCCTGCCGAGGAAAAGGCAGACGATGCCCCACCTGCGGATGATTCCGAGGCCAAGTAA
- a CDS encoding nucleotide exchange factor GrpE translates to MENDENTEQIVEETVAPTEQTDYESLYKRALADQENMRKRFDDERKLLGKFAVGDVVIDLLPVLDNFTRATEHVPADQKESSWATGIMYIRKQLMDVLEQRGVQEVTAKIGEKFDPSLHEAIGTVTDNDKEDDTIAEVKSIGYRLHDRVVRPAQVIVVNHEQK, encoded by the coding sequence ATGGAAAACGACGAGAATACCGAACAAATTGTTGAAGAAACCGTCGCTCCAACTGAGCAGACTGATTACGAATCCCTCTATAAGCGCGCGCTTGCTGACCAAGAAAATATGCGCAAGCGGTTCGATGACGAGCGGAAGCTGCTTGGAAAATTTGCCGTAGGAGATGTTGTTATCGATTTGCTCCCTGTGTTGGATAACTTCACCCGCGCCACCGAACATGTTCCTGCTGACCAAAAGGAAAGCAGCTGGGCAACTGGCATCATGTATATCCGCAAGCAGCTTATGGATGTGCTTGAGCAGCGTGGCGTCCAAGAAGTTACCGCCAAGATTGGTGAGAAGTTTGACCCTTCATTGCACGAGGCTATTGGCACCGTGACCGACAATGACAAGGAAGACGACACCATCGCCGAGGTAAAGAGTATCGGGTACCGCCTTCACGACCGAGTCGTGCGGCCTGCCCAAGTTATCGTAGTTAACCACGAACAGAAGTAA
- a CDS encoding ComEC/Rec2 family competence protein, with protein MRYKISLIFLSAWVLGVSLGSGSVSTFPLLFWVLTPFLTFLTLPSKRYIALIVGVFLFSFAYSHLSRQIAWRSFKAGKASFSATVVAPPDYRQKNTNLLVETKEPIAHNLWGKPAKGRVLVRADRYLPVRFGDEIHITSTLEKPEPFEGFNYPLFLERDGIFAIAPRAEVSVISSSRNFSLVAGLAELRHTFERSIGKYVPEPEGSFLCGLLFGSKRAIPTDVSDALKATGTSHLVAISGANITFIVSIALSLLPVSNRTFQAVTVILLSTWLTLLSGSSSSVTRGAVIASMNAVVKASGRRAWALPGILLAASVMLLFNPLLLISDPGFQLSFAAYGGLLMFGNVLQKASTKLALPTWMAGSFSETGAASLGTAPLTLLSGSFALRGLVINPLVLWLIPPATALGFVLLGFSWFPPLATVLGIAAWAILHFALWIIKTGGGI; from the coding sequence ATGCGCTACAAAATCTCCCTCATTTTCCTGTCTGCCTGGGTCCTTGGGGTTTCTCTGGGGAGTGGAAGTGTTTCCACTTTCCCGCTTCTTTTTTGGGTGCTCACCCCCTTCCTTACATTTCTCACCCTTCCTTCCAAGAGATATATCGCACTGATTGTTGGGGTGTTCCTTTTTTCTTTTGCATACTCACACCTTAGCCGGCAAATTGCTTGGCGGAGTTTTAAGGCTGGTAAAGCCAGCTTTAGTGCCACGGTAGTCGCCCCGCCAGATTACAGACAGAAGAACACCAACCTCCTCGTTGAAACCAAGGAGCCCATTGCCCATAACCTGTGGGGCAAGCCCGCCAAAGGACGGGTACTCGTTAGGGCCGATCGGTATCTCCCCGTTCGCTTTGGGGATGAAATCCACATTACTTCTACCCTGGAAAAGCCTGAGCCATTTGAGGGCTTCAACTATCCACTTTTCTTGGAGCGCGATGGCATATTCGCCATTGCACCCCGTGCAGAAGTAAGCGTAATTTCCTCTTCTAGAAATTTTTCCCTCGTTGCCGGCCTGGCGGAACTACGCCACACCTTCGAAAGAAGTATCGGGAAATACGTACCAGAACCAGAGGGCTCTTTTCTTTGCGGGCTTCTCTTTGGCAGCAAACGCGCCATACCTACCGACGTCTCAGATGCCTTAAAGGCAACTGGCACTTCTCACTTGGTTGCCATTAGCGGGGCAAATATCACCTTCATTGTAAGTATTGCCCTCAGCCTCTTACCTGTGAGTAACCGAACCTTTCAGGCGGTCACCGTCATCCTCCTCAGCACTTGGCTCACCCTGCTCTCTGGCAGTTCATCCAGTGTCACGCGGGGTGCCGTCATTGCCAGCATGAATGCAGTGGTCAAAGCTTCTGGCAGACGAGCATGGGCACTGCCTGGCATTCTTTTGGCAGCCAGCGTAATGCTTCTCTTCAATCCCCTCCTCCTCATTAGTGACCCGGGCTTTCAGCTTTCCTTCGCCGCGTACGGCGGCCTCCTCATGTTTGGCAACGTGCTCCAGAAAGCATCTACCAAACTTGCTCTCCCCACTTGGATGGCAGGTAGCTTCAGTGAAACGGGGGCTGCCAGCCTTGGCACCGCACCTCTCACCCTCCTCAGCGGCAGCTTTGCCTTGCGCGGCCTCGTCATTAACCCACTTGTCCTCTGGCTCATACCCCCGGCAACGGCATTGGGGTTTGTCCTCCTGGGCTTTAGCTGGTTCCCCCCTCTTGCCACCGTCCTGGGAATTGCTGCGTGGGCAATTCTCCACTTCGCGCTTTGGATTATTAAGACAGGAGGGGGCATATGA